A genomic region of Macaca thibetana thibetana isolate TM-01 chromosome 14, ASM2454274v1, whole genome shotgun sequence contains the following coding sequences:
- the HARBI1 gene encoding putative nuclease HARBI1 has protein sequence MAIPITVLDCDLLLYGRGHRTLDRFKLDDVSDEYLMSMYGFPRQFIYYLVELLGANLSRPTQRSRAISPETQILAALGFYTSGSFQTRMGDAIGISQASMSRCVANVTEALVERASQFIRFPADEASIQALKDEFYGLAGMPGVMGVVDCIHVAIKAPNAEDLSYVNRKGLHSLNCLMVCDIRGALMTVETNWPGSLQDCAVLQQSSLGSQFEAGMHKDSWLLGDSCFFLRTWLMTPLHIPETPAEYRYNMAHSATHSVIEKTFRTLCSRFRCLDGSKGALQYSPEKSSHIILACCVLHNISLEHGMDVWSSPMTGPMEQPPEEEYEHMESLDLEADRIRQELMLTHFS, from the exons ATGGCTATACCAATAACAGTGCTTGACTGTGACCTCTTGCTGTATGGCCGTGGTCACCGGACATTGGACCGTTTTAAGCTGGATGATGTGTCTGATGAATACTTGATGTCCATGTATGGGTTTCCGCGACAGTTCATTTATTACTTGGTGGAGCTCTTGGGGGCGAATCTTTCCAGGCCTACTCAGCGATCCAGGGCTATTAGCCCAGAGACACAGATCCTTGCAGCATTGGGTTTTTATACCTCAGGTTCCTTCCAGACTCGGATGGGAGATGCCATTGGAATCAGTCAGGCGTCTATGAGTCGTTGTGTTGCCAATGTCACCGAAGCACTTGTGGAAAGGGCCTCACAGTTCATTCGCTTTCCAGCTGATGAAGCCTCCATACAGGCTCTGAAGGATGAATTCTATGGGTTGGCAGGGATGCCAGGGGTGATGGGGGTAGTTGACTGTATCCATGTGGCCATCAAGGCACCAAATGCTGAAGACCTCTCCTATGTGAACCGAAAAGGCCTGCATTCTTTAAACTGCCTGATGGTGTGTGACATTAGAGGGGCACTAATGACCGTGGAGACAAACTGGCCAGGCAGCCTACAGGACTGTGCCGTGCTGCAGCAGTCTTCCCTCGGTAGTCAGTTTGAAGCCGGTATGCACAAAGATAGCTGGCTTCTGG GTGACAGTTGCTTCTTTCTTCGAACCTGGCTCATGACCCCACTTCACATTCCTGAAACTCCAGCAGAATATCGCTATAATATGGCCCATTCTGCAACTCACAGTGTGATTGAGAAGACTTTCCGAACCCTCTGCTCCCGATTCCGCTGCCTGGATGGATCCAAGGGGGCACTGCAGTACTCACCAGAGAAATCCAGCCACATCATCTTGGCCTGTTGTGTTCTCCACAACATCTCCCTGGAGCATGGGATGGATGTTTGGTCCTCTCCAATGACAGGACCCATGGAACAGCCCCCTGAAGAAGAGTATGAGCACATGGAGTCCCTGGACTTAGAGGCTGACCGTATTCGTCAGGAGTTAATGCTCACTCATTTTAGCTAA